The Bernardetia sp. ABR2-2B DNA window CAAAGTTTTCTGCCTTAGAGGCTGCTCAAGGTTATGAAGAACTAGCAAAGGCAGGAGTAAAAGCAGATTTAATAATGACAGGAGGACTCACAAGCGCATTAAACTTAGCTACAGCAGGAAATATAAGAGTTGCAGATGCAGCTATATTAGCTGGAGGAGCTATAAATGCTTTCAGTAAAGAAACTTTAGATGTTACTGTTGTAGCAGACACTTTAGTTGGTGGTGCAAATTCAGCGGCCACAAGTGTTTCTCAATTAGGTCAAGCACTAACACAGTCAGGTGGTATAGCTTCAGCAGCAGGTTTGGGGTTTAATGATACTATTTCAGCGTTATCTGTAATGGCAAATAATTTTCTTGTTGGGGGTGACGCAGGTACTTCATTCAAAACAATGCTTGCTAGTTTACAACCACAAACCAAAGCAGCTCAAGCAGAATTTGAAAAATTAAAGCTTACTATAAATGGTCAAAATCAATTCTTTAAAGATGGTAAAATAAAAGGAATAGACCAAATAGCACAACAACTACAAGATGCTGTTAAAGGCAAAACCGAAGAGCAAAGTTCTGAGATATTTCGTCGTTTATTTGGCTCTGATGGTGTTCGTGCTGCCTTAGCGTTAGCAAAAGAAGGCGCACAAGGAATTGAAAAAATGAAAGCTCAAATGGCTACTTTTAGTGCTGCAAAAGTAGCTGAGGAAAAGCTAAATAACTTCAATGGAGCAGTAACTATTCTAAAATCTAATCTTGAAACATTTATGATAAAAATAGGTAGTAACTTCTTGCCTATTTTAAAATCTTTTGCCGAAAGAGTTACATCTGTTGTACAATCTCTTGCTGCGTTTTCAGATACAGGATTTGGACAGTTCGTTATAAAATTAGCTGCTAGTATTGGAGTGGGTCTAGTAGCACTCGGAGGTTTTGTATCGGCTTTTCATACTGTAAAATTTGCAATGATGGCAATCCAACCTGTTTTGGTAATGTTGAAAGGAGCTTTTGTATCCACCTTGATTCCTCTATTGCCATATATTGCAGTAGGTGCTGCCGTAGCTGGAGCAATTTATGGAATGGTAAAAGCATATCAAAGTTTTACAAATGTATTGAAAGGTAATACAGCTCCTGCAAATGGTTTCTTAGGTCTTATGCAGAAAATTGGAGGAGCTATTCACGCAGTAATAGCCATTTGGAAATCAGCAACCAATGAAGGATTTACTTTAAGTGGGGAATTATACGAGGCTTTACAGTCTGTTGGTTTGGGAGAATTTGCATTAAATATCGGTACTTGGATTGTTCGTATAAAAGCATTCTTTGGAGGAGCTGCCGAACGCTTTCAAAATCTTAAAAATGTATTTGGTTCTGTTTGGGAAGCCTTTGGAAGAGTTGGCGAAGCGTTCAGTCCTATTATTGATTTGTTAGCCAAGGCAGGGTTTTCTATTGATAAGTTAGGAGGAGATGTAAGTACATTTTCTAATTTGGGCAAAATAGCTTTCGAAGTGGTTATTTTTCCAATCCGTGCCATCGCTACGGCATTAGAGCTTGTGGCTAACTATGTAACTTTTGCTTTAGAAGGATTTATCATATTCTATAACTTTGTTACCAATACATTTTCTCAAATAAATGGATATATAGAGCAGTTTAAAGGAGGCTTTATTTCCCTTCCTCAACTCTTTGGTAAAATAGGAATGGCAATTACAACAAACTTATTAGAAGGAATAAAAGCAAGTTGGTCTTCTATTACAAGTTTTTTAGTCAATTCTTTAAAGGCATTACCAGGGGGCGAGGCTGTTGCTTCTTATTTTGGAATTGGTGGAGATACTGGAGAAGGAAAAGCAAAACAAGCTGCTATCAATCAAACTGGATTGGCAGGAAGTGGAGTTTCTGATAATACAACTTCGCCAAAACAGGCGAATACTTCATTCAAAAAGAAGGTAGATAATATTAATAATGCTTCTGTGCAAAAAGAACAAACTCAAAGACAAGCAACGCAGATTATGCAGGAAGCTGTTCAATCAGGACAGTCTGTTTCTAGTGTGGCAGCTCAAAAAGCACCTATTGTAAATGTAAGTG harbors:
- a CDS encoding phage tail tape measure protein; protein product: MNAASVLGIGLVFTLKDEVSNAASKMTQKFKQLDYVSSETAAKMESSLKGIGTGFKMMGAGAAILTPFAIAVNTASKFEAQMSSVKAATASSAEQMESIKEVIMKAGQETKFSALEAAQGYEELAKAGVKADLIMTGGLTSALNLATAGNIRVADAAILAGGAINAFSKETLDVTVVADTLVGGANSAATSVSQLGQALTQSGGIASAAGLGFNDTISALSVMANNFLVGGDAGTSFKTMLASLQPQTKAAQAEFEKLKLTINGQNQFFKDGKIKGIDQIAQQLQDAVKGKTEEQSSEIFRRLFGSDGVRAALALAKEGAQGIEKMKAQMATFSAAKVAEEKLNNFNGAVTILKSNLETFMIKIGSNFLPILKSFAERVTSVVQSLAAFSDTGFGQFVIKLAASIGVGLVALGGFVSAFHTVKFAMMAIQPVLVMLKGAFVSTLIPLLPYIAVGAAVAGAIYGMVKAYQSFTNVLKGNTAPANGFLGLMQKIGGAIHAVIAIWKSATNEGFTLSGELYEALQSVGLGEFALNIGTWIVRIKAFFGGAAERFQNLKNVFGSVWEAFGRVGEAFSPIIDLLAKAGFSIDKLGGDVSTFSNLGKIAFEVVIFPIRAIATALELVANYVTFALEGFIIFYNFVTNTFSQINGYIEQFKGGFISLPQLFGKIGMAITTNLLEGIKASWSSITSFLVNSLKALPGGEAVASYFGIGGDTGEGKAKQAAINQTGLAGSGVSDNTTSPKQANTSFKKKVDNINNASVQKEQTQRQATQIMQEAVQSGQSVSSVAAQKAPIVNVSVELDGEKIHKNITERTELDDARS